In Nocardia sputorum, a single genomic region encodes these proteins:
- a CDS encoding polyprenyl synthetase family protein, which produces MKSAFSQHFSRKGDEMLMRGGVVDERCTPVRSAHVPSEIDSAVFPHLDADLDRVRDVLGPVRFEGRPELTALTDEASESTRRLVRPTLTLLSYYLLTDPSAPADDRAVRAAAAVELLHLGSLYHDDVIDHAYQRRGRPSANAVWGSHMAVLAGDCITTSATRLLAELGLREVLAATIAGEQMCAGMVIEAADQYAASRSEQAYLDSIDGKTAAILSLACRVGAMQAGRPEDDEEALASFGRHFGLAYQLYDDILDLTSTAGEMGKPVNADLPEGIYTLPVIRAAAVDRNLTRLLHRAMTAEEAARARELVLASGAVTEAHALADEFMDEAAGRLAAVAVDPRARHEMIAYARSILDRRTPGAAVAEQSTQPQADGAVFPPSVMSWLRNWMADTGLIASAEEFDRHHRWAGAFRFPMRVAAAMDTPREQAFVGMAALAVVWDDMFEDPRWRDREAVTALRRGLVAMLRQDPQAPRSGAIATAWASVWPRLREGRTIGWQERFLDSAEDWFEACEREAHHRIDGYIPTTADYLPLRKSTFGADIFLACMEAYYDLELPSTLRRHPVFRRFEELLFAVTAAENDLAGLDQDEADNTPYNLVRAICHETGCSRDEAVEQVRHQVAEKRTQIDAIIRYIPPLLRMIPGLSGRRREYLAIFENGKDLALRLHQADRYTPTTSSGTPDLERLRRQLYYYPAPDPARTGV; this is translated from the coding sequence TTGAAATCAGCGTTCTCACAACATTTTTCGCGCAAAGGTGATGAAATGCTCATGCGTGGTGGTGTTGTGGATGAGCGATGTACCCCAGTCAGGAGCGCGCACGTGCCCAGTGAAATCGATTCTGCCGTCTTCCCGCATTTGGATGCCGACCTCGACCGCGTCCGAGATGTCCTCGGCCCCGTCCGATTCGAGGGCAGGCCCGAACTGACCGCGCTCACCGACGAGGCTTCGGAGAGCACCCGCCGTCTGGTTCGTCCCACTTTGACCTTGTTGTCGTACTATCTGCTCACCGATCCGTCAGCACCGGCCGATGACCGCGCCGTGCGTGCCGCTGCCGCGGTCGAGTTGCTGCACCTGGGATCGCTGTACCACGACGACGTCATCGATCATGCTTACCAGCGTCGGGGTCGTCCCAGCGCCAACGCCGTCTGGGGTTCGCATATGGCGGTATTGGCCGGTGATTGTATAACGACATCGGCCACGCGCTTGCTCGCCGAACTCGGCCTGCGCGAAGTTCTCGCGGCGACCATCGCCGGCGAGCAGATGTGCGCCGGCATGGTGATCGAGGCGGCGGATCAGTACGCGGCATCCCGCAGCGAACAGGCATACCTGGACTCGATCGACGGCAAGACCGCGGCGATCCTGTCGCTGGCATGCCGTGTCGGCGCCATGCAGGCGGGGCGGCCCGAGGATGACGAAGAGGCGCTGGCATCGTTCGGTCGACACTTCGGACTGGCCTACCAGCTGTATGACGACATCCTCGACCTGACCTCGACCGCCGGAGAAATGGGCAAACCCGTCAACGCGGACCTGCCTGAGGGCATCTACACATTGCCCGTGATCCGCGCGGCTGCCGTCGACCGGAATCTCACCCGTCTGCTCCACAGAGCGATGACCGCCGAGGAAGCTGCCCGTGCCCGGGAACTCGTCCTCGCCTCCGGCGCCGTGACCGAGGCGCACGCGCTGGCCGACGAATTCATGGACGAGGCCGCCGGTCGGCTGGCCGCCGTGGCCGTCGACCCTCGCGCCCGCCACGAGATGATCGCCTATGCCCGATCCATACTCGACCGCAGAACGCCAGGTGCTGCTGTCGCCGAGCAGTCGACGCAGCCGCAGGCCGACGGTGCGGTGTTCCCACCATCTGTCATGAGCTGGCTGCGAAATTGGATGGCCGACACCGGATTGATCGCCTCTGCGGAGGAGTTCGATCGTCACCACCGGTGGGCAGGGGCGTTCCGCTTTCCGATGCGTGTCGCGGCGGCGATGGACACGCCCCGGGAACAGGCTTTCGTCGGAATGGCAGCACTGGCCGTGGTGTGGGATGACATGTTCGAGGATCCCCGCTGGAGGGATCGCGAAGCTGTCACCGCGCTGCGGCGGGGACTGGTGGCCATGCTGCGCCAGGACCCGCAGGCTCCGCGTTCCGGCGCGATCGCGACTGCGTGGGCGAGCGTATGGCCGCGCTTGCGCGAGGGCCGCACCATCGGCTGGCAGGAGCGGTTTCTCGACAGCGCAGAAGACTGGTTCGAAGCCTGCGAACGCGAAGCGCACCATCGCATCGACGGCTACATCCCCACCACAGCCGATTACCTGCCGCTGCGGAAATCGACCTTCGGGGCCGACATCTTCCTCGCCTGCATGGAGGCGTACTACGACCTCGAACTGCCGTCGACGCTGCGTCGCCACCCGGTGTTCCGCCGTTTCGAGGAACTGCTCTTCGCGGTGACCGCGGCAGAGAACGATCTGGCGGGACTGGACCAGGACGAGGCCGACAACACTCCCTACAACCTGGTTCGCGCGATCTGCCACGAGACCGGATGCAGTCGTGACGAAGCCGTCGAGCAGGTGCGACACCAGGTGGCCGAGAAGCGTACTCAGATCGACGCGATCATCCGCTATATCCCGCCGCTGCTCCGCATGATCCCAGGTCTGTCCGGCCGACGGAGAGAGTACCTGGCGATCTTCGAGAACGGTAAGGACCTGGCGTTGCGGCTACATCAGGCCGATCGGTACACGCCGACCACGTCCTCCGGGACTCCGGACTTGGAACGCCTGCGTCGTCAGCTCTACTACTACCCGGCCCCCGACCCGGCGCGTACCGGAGTGTAA
- a CDS encoding YihY/virulence factor BrkB family protein: MTTERGEGKRHEDQRADLANTHDHLGPPIGATDTGARPDLDSDEPDSPADLSKSSLLAVVKRASKEFQRDNLTDLAAALTYYAVLSIVPGLIVMVSLLGLLGPTATDELVDQAQQIAPGSSADFVRTLVDQAQANKHGAGWGAILGLAVALWSASGYVAAFMRASNVVYGIGEGRPIWKTTPIRLGVTIVAVILLVVSAAIVVASGPVAQQIGDLLGLGATTVTIWNIAKWPVLFVLVSVLLAILFWASPNARQGGIKWISPGGVIAVLIWLVISVLFAVYIANFSSYDKTYGSLAGVVIFLVWLWLTNIALLLGAEINAELDHGKAIAEGLPEELQPFAVPRDTRKLDDADKEAVRAAESARRE, translated from the coding sequence ATGACGACAGAGCGCGGTGAAGGAAAGCGGCACGAGGACCAGCGAGCCGATCTGGCGAATACCCACGATCACCTCGGGCCGCCGATCGGTGCGACCGATACCGGAGCCCGGCCGGATCTGGACTCCGACGAGCCCGACAGCCCGGCCGACCTGTCGAAATCCTCCCTTCTCGCGGTGGTCAAGCGTGCGAGCAAAGAGTTCCAGCGCGACAACCTCACCGATCTGGCCGCCGCCCTCACTTATTACGCGGTGTTGTCGATCGTGCCCGGCCTGATCGTCATGGTCTCCCTGCTCGGCCTGCTCGGCCCGACCGCCACCGACGAACTCGTCGACCAGGCCCAGCAGATCGCGCCCGGTTCCAGCGCGGATTTCGTGCGCACCCTCGTCGACCAAGCCCAGGCCAACAAACACGGCGCGGGCTGGGGCGCGATCCTCGGCCTCGCCGTCGCGCTGTGGTCCGCGTCGGGGTACGTGGCGGCCTTCATGCGCGCCTCCAATGTCGTCTACGGCATCGGCGAGGGCAGGCCGATCTGGAAGACCACACCCATCCGGCTCGGCGTCACGATCGTCGCGGTGATCCTGCTCGTCGTCAGCGCCGCCATCGTGGTGGCGAGCGGGCCGGTCGCCCAGCAGATCGGCGACCTCCTCGGCCTGGGCGCCACCACGGTGACCATCTGGAACATCGCCAAATGGCCGGTGCTGTTCGTCCTGGTGTCGGTGCTGCTGGCGATCTTGTTCTGGGCCAGCCCGAACGCCCGCCAAGGCGGCATCAAGTGGATCAGCCCCGGCGGGGTGATCGCCGTCCTCATCTGGCTGGTCATCTCGGTACTGTTCGCCGTCTACATCGCCAACTTCTCCTCCTACGACAAGACTTACGGCTCGCTTGCCGGGGTGGTGATCTTTCTGGTGTGGCTGTGGCTGACCAATATCGCGCTGCTGCTCGGAGCGGAGATCAACGCCGAACTCGACCACGGCAAAGCCATCGCCGAGGGGCTTCCCGAAGAACTGCAGCCCTTCGCCGTCCCGCGCGACACCCGCAAGCTCGACGACGCGGACAAAGAAGCGGTCCGAGCCGCCGAATCCGCCCGGCGGGAATGA
- a CDS encoding SpoIIE family protein phosphatase, translating into MTELDSPDAETDTTANAHPATGPAVHRLAATVERLRAQIQQAQATADGRALIEMAKGVLVERLHCGPAQAARQLDALAEQAGITPLELAAELVDQAAQDEVSAVVGEFLLRTATREEPSAAVRLRTAESGLLAAGDTHRVAESVLEHAVTPLGATAVAIWAAGADASLTLAGFAGISPQEAERWRYVPPGVATPARQALVERNAVWIRDLGRSGLPSIGARDGGRAAIPAGAGGKLLGVLEVCWPQPLAPQPPPVHRQLEALAELCAHTLESDSAAVRTPDRPDVALLVRLADGLFDPALVLLPHLDDSGALVDFCIHYVNSCFVDPAGRPRGLVNGALLLEAYPMAASDGRLFERIEHVFATGETYRADRVLLTELVDQVPLTVSAALSISRHGDTVLVVWRVEDETARLAALLQHAQRLGRVGGFEENAATGEITWSNQLFDLYGLAPTADPIPLSQLPAHVHDDDANAVGRFLRTLLRYRRSASTAFRLIRPDGVARHIRIVAEPVLEAGHLAAVRGAYQDISAQHWTEVALSATRDRLAHTEQHAAEQSQLARQLQQAIMPDAQPSIEAFGLRIAVRYRPAEQDYTVGGDWYDAIVLPTKQILVSVGDITGHGIKAATGMVVLRNALRGLAATGAGPGQMLTWLNQVAHHLTDNIFATAICGLYDPHTRVLRWARAGHLPPVLVRAGRASSLPMLKGMLLGAVAETTFEEAELQLETDDTLLLYTDGLIERRDRLLDECVDRLLTTSAQLTGSLEDRLDDLLDASDADTDDDTCVVGIQVGPSQDAPGGG; encoded by the coding sequence ATGACGGAGTTGGACAGCCCCGACGCGGAGACCGATACGACAGCGAACGCCCACCCGGCGACGGGGCCCGCCGTCCACCGACTCGCCGCCACCGTGGAGCGGTTGCGCGCGCAGATCCAGCAGGCCCAGGCCACCGCCGACGGGCGCGCGCTGATCGAGATGGCCAAGGGCGTGCTGGTGGAACGGCTGCACTGCGGACCCGCGCAGGCGGCGCGGCAACTCGACGCCCTCGCCGAGCAAGCGGGCATCACACCGCTGGAGTTGGCCGCCGAGCTGGTCGACCAAGCGGCCCAGGACGAGGTCAGCGCGGTCGTCGGAGAGTTCCTGCTGCGCACCGCCACGCGGGAGGAGCCATCGGCGGCTGTGCGGTTGCGCACCGCCGAAAGCGGGCTGCTCGCGGCCGGCGACACGCACCGTGTGGCGGAGTCGGTGCTGGAGCACGCCGTGACGCCGCTGGGCGCCACAGCCGTGGCGATCTGGGCGGCAGGCGCCGACGCGTCGCTGACCCTGGCGGGTTTCGCCGGCATCAGCCCGCAAGAGGCCGAGCGATGGCGGTATGTTCCGCCTGGGGTGGCGACCCCGGCGCGGCAGGCGCTGGTGGAACGCAACGCGGTGTGGATCCGGGACCTGGGCCGGTCCGGGCTCCCGTCGATCGGTGCCCGCGACGGCGGCCGTGCGGCGATTCCGGCGGGTGCGGGAGGCAAGCTGCTCGGCGTGCTGGAGGTGTGCTGGCCACAGCCGCTCGCGCCGCAGCCGCCCCCGGTGCACCGGCAGCTGGAGGCGTTGGCCGAGCTGTGCGCGCACACCCTGGAGTCGGACTCGGCCGCGGTGCGCACACCGGACCGGCCCGACGTCGCGCTTCTGGTGCGGCTCGCGGACGGCCTTTTCGACCCAGCGCTCGTGCTGCTGCCCCACCTCGACGACAGCGGCGCGCTCGTCGACTTCTGCATTCACTACGTCAACAGTTGCTTCGTCGACCCGGCCGGCCGGCCCCGCGGCCTGGTCAACGGCGCGCTGCTGCTCGAGGCGTACCCGATGGCCGCGAGCGATGGGCGGCTGTTCGAGCGAATCGAGCACGTTTTCGCCACCGGTGAGACCTACCGTGCCGACCGGGTCTTGCTGACCGAACTGGTGGACCAAGTGCCGCTCACCGTCTCGGCCGCGCTCAGCATCAGCCGCCATGGAGACACCGTGCTCGTGGTATGGCGGGTCGAGGACGAGACGGCGCGATTGGCGGCGCTGCTACAACACGCCCAGCGTCTGGGCCGTGTCGGCGGATTCGAGGAGAACGCGGCCACCGGCGAGATCACCTGGAGCAACCAGCTTTTCGACCTCTACGGGCTGGCGCCGACCGCGGACCCGATTCCGCTTTCCCAGCTGCCCGCGCACGTCCACGACGACGACGCGAATGCGGTGGGGCGGTTCCTGCGTACCCTGCTGCGCTACCGCCGCTCGGCCTCCACGGCCTTCCGCCTGATTCGGCCGGACGGCGTGGCCCGGCACATCCGGATCGTCGCCGAACCGGTCCTCGAGGCGGGGCACCTGGCCGCCGTCCGCGGCGCCTATCAGGACATCTCCGCGCAGCACTGGACCGAGGTCGCGCTGTCCGCGACGCGCGACCGGCTGGCGCACACCGAGCAGCACGCCGCCGAACAGAGCCAGCTGGCGCGGCAACTCCAGCAGGCGATCATGCCGGACGCGCAGCCGTCCATCGAGGCGTTCGGGCTGCGCATCGCGGTGCGCTACCGGCCTGCCGAGCAGGATTACACGGTCGGCGGCGATTGGTACGACGCGATCGTGCTGCCCACCAAACAGATCCTGGTGTCGGTCGGGGACATCACCGGCCATGGCATCAAGGCGGCCACCGGCATGGTCGTGCTTCGCAACGCCCTGCGCGGCCTCGCCGCCACGGGCGCGGGCCCGGGCCAGATGCTGACCTGGCTGAACCAGGTCGCCCACCACCTGACCGACAACATCTTCGCCACCGCCATCTGCGGGCTCTACGATCCGCACACCCGGGTGCTGCGCTGGGCCCGCGCGGGCCACTTGCCGCCGGTGCTGGTGCGTGCGGGCCGGGCCTCCAGCCTGCCCATGCTCAAAGGAATGCTCCTCGGCGCCGTGGCGGAGACGACCTTCGAAGAAGCAGAACTCCAACTGGAAACCGACGACACTCTCCTGCTCTACACCGACGGGCTCATCGAGCGCCGAGACCGGCTTCTGGACGAGTGCGTAGACCGGTTGCTCACGACGTCGGCACAACTCACCGGCAGCCTGGAGGACCGTCTGGACGACCTGCTCGACGCCAGCGATGCCGACACCGACGACGACACCTGCGTGGTGGGCATCCAAGTGGGGCCGAGTCAAGACGCGCCGGGCGGCGGATAA
- a CDS encoding HAMP domain-containing protein: MTDTAASVRAAAEQAVMAADQDELRQLLAGLTAVRDGDFGTRLPTDADGLLGEIATVFNGMVDQLSLFTSEVTRVAREVGTDGRLGGQAEVPGVSGTWKDLTDSVNAMAGNLTSQVRDIAQVATAVARGDLSQKIDVDARGEILELKNTVNTMVDQLSAFADEVTRVAREVGSEGRLGGQAEVPGVGGVWRDLTASVNFMAGNLTDQVRNIAQVTTAVAQGDLSQKITVSARGEILELKNTINTMVDQLSSFADEVTRVSREVGTEGILGGQADVKGVSGTWRDLTDSVNFMAGNLTAQVRSIAQVATAVAQGDLSQKIRVDARGEILELKNTINTMVDQLSAFADEVTRVAREVGTEGRLGGQADVKGVSGTWKDLTESVNVMADNLTAQVRSIAQVTTAVARGDLSQKIRVDARGEILELKETINTMVDQLSAFADEVTRVAREVGTEGNLGGQATVRGVSGTWKDLTDNVNVMASNLTGQVRSIAQVATAVARGDLSQKITVEAKGEVAALAGVINTMVDTLSAFADEVTRVAREVGTEGMLGGQARVPNVAGTWKDLTDNVNSMANNLTNQVRNIAQVTTAVAQGDLTRKIDVDARGEILELKTTINTMVDQLSAFAAEVTRVAREVGSEGRLGGQAEVEGVSGTWKRLTENVNELAGNLTRQVRAIAAVTSAVAEGDLTRSITVEASGEVAELKDNINAMVESLRETTKANQDQDWLKTNLARISGLMQGQRDLHVVAGLIMDELAPLVSAQFGAFYLADDSEEQPELRLISSYGSPEEPGSPSRFAFGQSLVGQAARSRRTIAVENVPGDYVTISSGLGQTAPVHLLMLPIVVEDQVLGVIELATLHRFTRIHRDFLDQLMETVGVNVNTIIANARTDELLVESQRLTTELQARSEELQVQQEELQRSNAELGDKAALLAMQNRDIEAKNLQIEQARQELETRARELALASKYKSEFLANMSHELRTPLNSLLILAQLLAQNPSRNLTPKQVEYAGIIHSAGSDLLQLINDILDLSKVEAGKMDLAPERVSLRQLLDYVEATFRPMTTQKSLRFHVTTAPGLSSDLLTDDSRLRQVLRNLLSNAVKFTETGSVQLRIEPAEASELPAAVRQHGAAVAFRVIDTGIGIAEHQLESIFGAFQQADGTTSRKYGGTGLGLSISREIAYLLGGAITAESVPGQGSTFTLYLPVARPDFQEAPPREREDAPRADNRPERTPAPSAPPQHRRLLVVEERPQGLLSLVAQSAVAELADSNDPRGPVQVVTAVGVEEAAAAMAAEAFHCVVLELDMPDGAALRFLETMNGDAALSSVPVLVHNRRLDAEQERLLQHRTTRQPLELLSSLDDLRERIALHVTAEAPGDMLPLVRREDAPTAAPQRPDGKLAGRTVLIIDDDARNLFALSSILELHGMSVLHAEDGREGIDKLLAHPETDLVLMDVMMPEMDGYTATATIREMPQYESLPIIAVTAKAMLGDREKSLASGANDYVTKPVDADALIACIQHWLGA; the protein is encoded by the coding sequence ATGACGGATACGGCGGCATCTGTCCGCGCCGCGGCGGAGCAGGCTGTCATGGCCGCGGACCAGGACGAGTTGCGCCAGTTGCTGGCCGGGTTGACGGCCGTGCGCGACGGTGATTTCGGCACTCGGCTACCGACCGACGCCGACGGGCTGCTCGGCGAGATAGCAACGGTGTTCAACGGCATGGTGGATCAGCTGTCGCTGTTCACCTCGGAGGTCACCCGGGTTGCGCGCGAGGTCGGGACGGACGGGCGACTGGGTGGTCAAGCCGAGGTGCCGGGCGTGTCTGGTACCTGGAAGGACCTCACCGACTCGGTGAACGCGATGGCGGGCAACTTGACCAGTCAGGTGCGTGACATCGCCCAGGTCGCGACGGCCGTGGCGCGCGGCGACTTGTCCCAGAAGATCGATGTGGACGCGCGCGGTGAGATCCTGGAGCTGAAGAACACCGTCAACACGATGGTGGACCAGCTCTCCGCGTTCGCCGACGAGGTCACCCGCGTCGCCCGCGAAGTCGGTTCGGAGGGCCGCCTGGGCGGTCAGGCGGAGGTGCCCGGCGTCGGCGGCGTGTGGCGCGACCTCACCGCCTCGGTGAACTTCATGGCGGGCAACCTGACCGATCAGGTCCGCAATATCGCCCAGGTCACGACCGCGGTGGCGCAGGGCGATCTGAGCCAGAAGATCACGGTGAGCGCCCGCGGCGAGATTCTGGAACTGAAGAACACCATCAATACGATGGTCGATCAGCTCTCGTCCTTCGCCGACGAAGTGACCCGGGTATCGCGCGAGGTCGGCACCGAGGGCATCCTCGGTGGCCAGGCGGACGTCAAGGGCGTCTCCGGCACCTGGCGCGACCTCACCGACTCCGTGAACTTCATGGCAGGCAACCTCACCGCGCAGGTCCGTTCGATCGCCCAGGTGGCCACCGCGGTGGCGCAGGGCGATCTGTCCCAGAAGATCAGGGTTGACGCGCGTGGCGAGATCCTGGAGTTGAAGAACACCATCAACACCATGGTGGACCAGCTCTCCGCGTTCGCCGACGAGGTCACCCGCGTCGCCCGTGAGGTCGGCACCGAAGGCAGGCTGGGCGGCCAGGCGGACGTCAAGGGCGTCTCCGGCACCTGGAAGGATCTCACCGAGTCGGTCAACGTCATGGCCGACAATCTGACCGCGCAGGTCCGGTCGATCGCGCAGGTGACCACCGCGGTGGCCCGTGGCGATCTGAGCCAGAAGATCAGGGTGGACGCCCGCGGCGAGATCCTGGAGCTCAAAGAGACCATCAACACGATGGTCGATCAGCTCTCCGCCTTCGCCGACGAAGTCACCCGCGTCGCACGCGAGGTCGGCACGGAGGGCAATCTCGGCGGCCAAGCGACCGTACGTGGCGTCTCGGGCACCTGGAAGGACCTGACCGACAACGTCAATGTGATGGCCTCCAACCTGACCGGCCAGGTGCGGTCGATCGCCCAGGTCGCCACGGCGGTGGCACGCGGTGATCTGAGTCAGAAGATCACGGTGGAGGCCAAGGGCGAAGTCGCGGCACTCGCCGGTGTGATCAACACGATGGTCGACACGCTGTCCGCGTTCGCCGACGAGGTCACCCGCGTCGCCCGCGAGGTCGGCACCGAGGGCATGCTGGGCGGTCAGGCTCGCGTTCCGAACGTGGCGGGCACGTGGAAGGACCTGACCGACAACGTCAATTCCATGGCGAACAATCTGACCAACCAGGTCCGCAACATCGCCCAGGTCACCACCGCGGTCGCGCAGGGCGATCTGACCCGCAAGATCGACGTGGACGCCCGCGGCGAGATTCTCGAGTTGAAGACCACGATCAACACGATGGTCGATCAGCTGTCCGCGTTCGCGGCCGAAGTGACCCGCGTCGCCCGCGAGGTGGGCTCGGAGGGCCGGCTGGGCGGGCAGGCCGAGGTCGAAGGCGTCTCGGGCACGTGGAAGCGGCTGACCGAGAACGTCAACGAGCTGGCGGGCAACCTCACCCGCCAGGTCCGCGCGATCGCCGCGGTCACCAGCGCCGTGGCCGAGGGCGACCTGACCCGCTCCATCACCGTGGAGGCTTCCGGCGAGGTCGCGGAGCTGAAAGACAACATCAACGCGATGGTGGAGTCGCTGCGCGAGACCACCAAGGCCAACCAAGATCAGGACTGGCTGAAGACCAACCTGGCCCGTATCTCCGGTCTCATGCAGGGCCAGCGAGACCTGCACGTGGTGGCCGGGCTGATCATGGACGAGCTGGCGCCGTTGGTTTCCGCGCAATTCGGCGCGTTCTACCTCGCCGACGACAGCGAGGAGCAGCCGGAACTGCGGCTGATCAGTTCCTACGGCAGCCCGGAGGAGCCCGGCAGCCCGTCGCGATTCGCCTTCGGCCAATCCCTGGTAGGCCAGGCGGCCCGCAGCCGTCGCACGATCGCCGTGGAGAACGTGCCCGGCGACTATGTCACCATCTCCTCCGGACTGGGACAGACCGCGCCGGTCCATCTGCTCATGTTGCCGATCGTGGTGGAGGACCAAGTCCTCGGTGTGATCGAACTGGCCACCCTGCACCGCTTCACCCGCATCCACCGGGACTTCCTCGACCAGCTGATGGAGACGGTGGGCGTCAACGTCAACACGATCATCGCCAACGCCCGCACCGACGAGCTGCTGGTCGAATCCCAGCGCCTGACCACCGAACTGCAAGCCCGGTCGGAGGAATTGCAGGTACAGCAGGAAGAGCTGCAACGTTCCAACGCCGAGCTGGGAGACAAGGCGGCGCTGCTGGCCATGCAGAACCGCGACATCGAAGCCAAGAACTTGCAGATCGAGCAGGCTCGGCAGGAACTGGAGACCCGCGCCAGGGAACTCGCGCTCGCCTCGAAGTACAAGTCGGAATTCCTGGCCAACATGAGCCACGAGCTGCGCACTCCGCTGAACAGTCTGCTGATCCTCGCGCAGCTGCTTGCCCAGAACCCGAGCCGCAATCTCACCCCCAAGCAGGTCGAGTACGCGGGCATCATCCATTCTGCGGGTTCGGACCTGCTGCAGCTGATCAACGACATCCTCGACCTGTCCAAGGTGGAGGCGGGCAAGATGGACCTCGCCCCGGAGCGCGTGTCGTTGCGTCAGCTGCTGGACTACGTCGAGGCCACCTTCCGGCCGATGACCACTCAGAAGAGTCTCCGCTTCCATGTCACGACCGCGCCCGGCCTGTCGTCGGACCTGCTCACCGACGACTCGCGGCTGCGGCAGGTGCTGCGGAACCTGCTGTCCAACGCGGTCAAGTTCACCGAGACCGGATCGGTGCAGCTGCGGATCGAACCGGCGGAGGCGAGCGAGCTGCCCGCCGCCGTGCGCCAGCACGGCGCGGCCGTCGCGTTCCGGGTGATCGACACCGGTATCGGCATCGCCGAACACCAGCTGGAGTCGATCTTCGGCGCCTTCCAGCAGGCCGACGGCACGACCAGCCGCAAGTACGGCGGCACCGGTCTGGGCTTGTCGATCAGCCGCGAGATCGCCTACCTGCTCGGTGGCGCCATCACCGCCGAGAGCGTGCCCGGCCAGGGCAGCACGTTCACCCTGTATCTTCCGGTCGCCCGCCCGGACTTCCAGGAGGCGCCGCCCCGCGAACGGGAGGACGCACCGCGGGCCGACAACCGCCCCGAGCGCACTCCCGCTCCCTCCGCGCCCCCACAGCACCGCAGGCTGCTGGTCGTGGAGGAACGCCCGCAAGGTCTGCTGTCGCTGGTCGCGCAGAGCGCCGTCGCCGAACTCGCGGACAGTAACGATCCCCGCGGGCCGGTCCAGGTCGTCACCGCGGTCGGGGTGGAAGAAGCCGCGGCGGCGATGGCCGCCGAAGCGTTCCACTGCGTGGTGCTCGAGCTGGACATGCCCGACGGCGCCGCGCTGCGGTTCCTGGAGACGATGAACGGGGACGCCGCGTTGAGCAGCGTTCCGGTACTCGTCCACAACCGCCGGCTCGACGCCGAGCAAGAACGCCTGCTGCAACATCGCACCACGCGTCAGCCGCTCGAGCTGTTGTCCAGCCTGGACGATCTGCGGGAACGGATCGCGCTGCACGTCACCGCCGAGGCGCCCGGCGACATGCTGCCGCTGGTCCGTCGGGAAGACGCACCGACCGCGGCGCCGCAGCGGCCCGACGGCAAGCTCGCCGGCCGCACAGTGCTCATCATCGACGACGACGCCCGCAATCTCTTCGCCCTGAGCAGCATCCTCGAACTGCACGGCATGAGCGTGCTGCACGCGGAGGACGGTCGCGAGGGCATCGACAAGCTCCTCGCTCATCCGGAGACGGACCTGGTCCTGATGGATGTGATGATGCCCGAGATGGACGGCTACACCGCCACGGCGACGATCCGCGAGATGCCGCAGTACGAGAGCCTGCCGATCATCGCCGTCACGGCCAAGGCGATGCTGGGCGACCGCGAGAAAAGCCTCGCCTCGGGTGCCAACGACTACGTCACCAAGCCGGTCGACGCGGACGCCTTGATCGCGTGCATCCAGCACTGGCTGGGTGCCTGA
- a CDS encoding ATP-binding cassette domain-containing protein has translation MEVEGVHHSYGRRSVLRGVDFALPPRMVAGVVGENGTGKSTLLKVLSGELRPDRGVVRHRGRFGYCPQRVVLNDAFTVRQHLNLFAAAYSVPDLRRAEQTMEILRFSEYADERVATLSGGTRQKLNLTLAVMHNPQVLLLDEPYQGFDWETYLRFWDLVEQFRDSGGSVLVVSHLAYDTDRLDQVWRLHDGVLGGRE, from the coding sequence ATGGAAGTAGAGGGCGTCCACCACTCATACGGCAGGCGGTCGGTGCTGCGTGGCGTGGATTTCGCCCTACCGCCGAGGATGGTGGCGGGCGTCGTCGGCGAGAACGGGACGGGCAAGTCGACACTGTTGAAGGTTCTCTCGGGAGAGCTGCGACCGGATCGGGGCGTGGTCCGCCATCGGGGGCGGTTCGGGTACTGCCCGCAGCGGGTCGTCTTGAACGACGCGTTCACAGTTCGTCAGCACTTGAATCTCTTCGCCGCGGCTTATTCGGTACCGGACCTGCGGCGAGCCGAGCAGACCATGGAGATTCTGCGTTTCTCCGAGTACGCCGATGAGCGGGTCGCGACGTTGAGTGGCGGTACCCGGCAGAAGCTCAACCTGACGCTGGCGGTGATGCACAACCCGCAGGTTCTGCTTCTCGACGAGCCGTACCAGGGCTTCGACTGGGAAACGTATCTGCGTTTCTGGGATCTGGTCGAGCAGTTCCGTGACTCCGGCGGCTCGGTTCTGGTCGTGTCGCATCTGGCCTACGACACCGATCGACTGGATCAGGTGTGGCGATTGCACGACGGCGTCCTAGGAGGCAGGGAGTGA